In a single window of the Flavobacterium sp. W4I14 genome:
- a CDS encoding putative peptidase (product_source=COG4099; cath_funfam=3.40.50.1820; cleavage_site_network=SignalP-noTM; cog=COG4099; pfam=PF02230; superfamily=53474) has translation MKKIFFTICILFSVLFLNAQDLKKYDRGSFIKGKDSIYYRILFPENFNPDQKYPIIFFLHGSGERGNDNASQLVHGGKLFLKNDIRKNFPAIIVFPQCPSNDFWANANFEKDAKGKRRISFVEGGKPTKIMHALQGMVKNFLNKPYINKDQVYVGGLSMGAMGTYELLRRERRKFAAAIAICGGDNTNNIKKYQKIPLWIFHGAKDDVVDPAFSIAIAERLKTVGDEVKFTLYPNANHNSWDSAFAEPELLTWLFSHMK, from the coding sequence ATGAAAAAGATTTTTTTTACCATCTGCATTCTTTTTTCAGTACTCTTTTTAAACGCTCAAGACTTAAAAAAATACGACAGGGGAAGCTTTATCAAAGGGAAGGATTCTATTTACTACAGAATCCTGTTTCCCGAGAATTTTAATCCCGACCAAAAATATCCGATCATATTTTTTCTGCATGGAAGCGGAGAAAGAGGTAACGATAATGCCAGTCAACTGGTACACGGTGGAAAATTGTTCTTAAAAAACGATATACGCAAAAATTTCCCTGCTATTATTGTTTTCCCTCAGTGTCCATCAAACGATTTTTGGGCAAATGCCAATTTTGAGAAAGATGCAAAAGGTAAAAGGAGAATCAGTTTTGTGGAAGGTGGCAAGCCAACCAAAATTATGCATGCGTTACAAGGCATGGTTAAAAACTTCCTTAATAAACCTTATATAAACAAAGATCAGGTGTATGTGGGCGGTTTATCAATGGGGGCAATGGGTACTTATGAGCTGTTAAGAAGGGAACGCCGCAAATTTGCCGCTGCCATTGCCATCTGTGGTGGCGATAACACCAACAATATTAAAAAATATCAAAAAATACCGCTTTGGATTTTCCATGGTGCAAAAGATGATGTAGTTGATCCGGCTTTTTCGATTGCCATTGCCGAACGTTTGAAAACGGTTGGTGATGAGGTGAAGTTTACGCTGTATCCAAATGCCAACCACAATAGCTGGGACAGCGCCTTTGCAGAGCCAGAATTGTTAACCTGGCTATTTTCACATATGAAATAG